In one window of Diceros bicornis minor isolate mBicDic1 chromosome 6 unlocalized genomic scaffold, mDicBic1.mat.cur SUPER_6_unloc_1, whole genome shotgun sequence DNA:
- the LOC131402295 gene encoding LOW QUALITY PROTEIN: olfactory receptor 5M5-like (The sequence of the model RefSeq protein was modified relative to this genomic sequence to represent the inferred CDS: inserted 1 base in 1 codon), which translates to MLKKNYTTVTEFILLGLTDRAELRPGLFVVFLVIYLITVIGNVSMILLIRSDPKLHTPMYFFLSHFSFVDLCYATSVTPQMLVNFLSKRKTISFIGCFIQFHFFIALGITDCYMLTVMAYDRYMAICKPLLYGSXMSRCVCLSLVATPYTYGFANGLAQTILMLLLSFCGPNEINQFYCADPPLLVLACSDTHVKETAVFVVAGSNLTCSLTIILISYIFIFTAILHMRSAEGRRKAFSTCGSHLTAVIIFYGTLFCMYLRPPSEASVEQGKIVAVFYIFVSPMLNPFIYSLRNKDVKTAITKVIQKTLLNKVGILFTDM; encoded by the exons ATGTTAAAGAAAAACTACACAACAGTGACTGAGTTTATTCTCCTGGGACTGACAGATCGCGCTGAGTTGCGGCCTGGCCTCTTTGTGGTTTTCCTAGTCATCTACCTCATCACTGTGATCGGCAATGTGAGCATGATTTTGTTAATCAGAAGTGACCCAAAACTTCACACTccaatgtacttcttcctcagtcACTTCTCCTTTGTAGATCTCTGTTATGCCACCAGTGTCACTCCTCAGATGCTGGTTAATtttttatccaaaagaaaaacCATTTCCTTCATTGGTTGCTTTATACAATTCCACTTTTTCATTGCCCTGGGGATCACAGATTGTTATATGCTCACAGTGATGGCTTATGATCGCTACATGGCCATCTGTAAACCCTTGCTGTATGGTA AAATGTCCAGATGCGTTTGCCTCTCTCTTGTTGCTACTCCTTACACTTATGGCTTTGCAAATGGTCTGGCACAGACCATCCTGAtgcttcttctctccttctgtggACCCAATGAAATCAACCAATTTTACTGTGCGGACCCTCCTCTCCTAGTCCTTGCCTGCTCAGATACTCATGTCAAAGAAACTGCCGTGTTTGTAGTGGCTGGCTCCAACCTTACCTGTTCTCTCACCATCATCCTCATCTCCTACATTTTCATCTTCACAGCTATTCTGCATATGCGCTCTGCTGAGGGGAGACGcaaggccttctccacctgtgggTCCCATCTGACGGCTGTCATCATCTTTTACGGGACATTGTTCTGCATGTATCTGAGGCCCCCTTCTGAGGCATCTGTGGAACAGGGGAAAATTGTAGCTGTTTTTTATATCTTCGTGAGTCCTATGTTAAACCCTTTTATCTATAGCTTGCGGAACAAAGATGTTAAAACAGCAATCACGAAAGTGATCCAAAAGACATTGCTAAATAAAGTAGGCATTTTGTTCACAGATATGTAA